DNA from Algisphaera agarilytica:
TGATGCGAATTAACGTCAAGCGGACTGCGCGCCGCTTTGCAGAAATCACGGGGTTGCCTGTTGAATACGTCAACCTATCAAAGCGTGGATAGCTTATTGATATTCAGAAACGCGAGTGAGTGAGTTTCATCAGATGCACCAATCGATCCTTTCCCTGACCACCCATGGCCAAGGCACGACCGAGATCACCCACCTGGTCCGCGACATCCTCCGCGACTCGGGCCTGAGCACGGGGACGGTTAACGTGTTTTGCCAGCACACGTCGTGTTCTTTGGTGTTGATGGAGAACGCCGACCCGTCGGCCCGCCAAGACCTGGAAGCTTACATGTCGAGGCTCGTGCCCGAAGACGAGCCGTACTTCGTGCACACCGCCGAGGGCCCGGACGATATGCCGTCGCACATCAAGATGGCGTTGACCCGGACCAGCGAGACGATCCCGTTTGCGGATGGACGGTTGCTGCTGGGAACGTGGCAGGGGTTGTTCTTGTGGGAGCACCGCGATGCTCGTCACACGCGCCGGTTGGTGGTGACGGTGACCGGGGAATGACAACGTGTTACTTCGGTGTCGCCTTGTGATGCTTTACACTGAGGATTAGGCCATGCTCGACCAACTGCTCCAATTGATCCCCAAGGCTCTCCCCTTCACCGCGGTGCTGTTGGCGATGGCGTTGACGGTCACGTTTGCCCATTGGGCCCTGCTGCGACGCGACCCGCTTCTGGGTTACGAAGCGAGGCGGTCGCGGCAGCTTGTCCTGCTTGCGGTGGTCGCGGTGTGCGTGGTGCTGACGATCATCGCGTTGCCGTTGCCCGTCTCGACCCGTGAACAGCTCCTGTCGCTGGTTGGCCTGGTGACCACAG
Protein-coding regions in this window:
- a CDS encoding secondary thiamine-phosphate synthase enzyme YjbQ; this encodes MHQSILSLTTHGQGTTEITHLVRDILRDSGLSTGTVNVFCQHTSCSLVLMENADPSARQDLEAYMSRLVPEDEPYFVHTAEGPDDMPSHIKMALTRTSETIPFADGRLLLGTWQGLFLWEHRDARHTRRLVVTVTGE